The following nucleotide sequence is from Verrucomicrobiia bacterium.
TTTCATTGAGTACGTGTACCGCTTCACGCTGCCCTTCCTGCTGCCGGTGCTGGTCATCGTGTGGTTGATATTCTTCCGCTGAATGACCGGCCGCCACGGGGCGCCGTCCCCGCAAAATGCAATAACCCCCGAGCCTTGTCGGCCCGGAGGTTATTGGCTGGCCTAAAATGAAAGCGGGTTAATTCACCACCTTGAAGCCGGCCTTTTTGATGGCCGTGGCAATTTCCTTCTTGCTGGTCTGTTTTTCGTCGAAGGTGACTTCCGCCTTGCCCAATTCCACCTTCCTGGCGGTCACGCCCTTGACCTTCGCCAAGGCGGCGTCCACCTTGGCCACGCAGCCATGCGGGCAGGACATGCCTTCGATTTTAAGATTCACCGTCTCGGCCTGGGCAGCCACCGCCGCCAGCACCGTCACCGCAGCCAGAGCAATCCATTTACGCATAATTTTCTGTAATTCGTGTTTTTAATGATGTTGATTAGTTAGACAGCGGACTAAAAATGGCACAAGTCGGTGCAAGCGCAAGGGGCGGCAGGAATTTTTTTAGCCGGGGATTGGGGTGTGAACCCACAGGTCCGCCTCTGGTCGTGGCGATGAGGCGGAAGTGCGGGCTTACCCCAGATTTAAGCGGGGGCCATCGGCTTCACCCCCCCCGGGCCGCCGTCCGGATCAGTCCTGCCGGGCGGCTTCATACATGGCCACGATGTTTTGCGGGGGAACATCGGCCAGGATGTTGTGCACCTGCTGGAAGACGTAGCCGCCGCCGGGCCGCCAGATGTCGAGCAGGCGGCGGACATGGTCCTTGACCTGGGCCGGCGAGCCGTGGGCCATGATTTCGCGGGTATCGCAGCCGCCGCCCCAGAAAGTGACGCGGGCGCCGAAGTCGCGCTTAAGCTCCGCCGGGTCCATGCCGCGGCAGGAGATTTGCACGGGGTTGATGGCTTCCATGCCCGCCTCGATGAGGCCGTCGAGCAGCTCGCGCACGCCGCCGCAGCAGTGCAACATGATGCGCACGTGCGGGGCCAGCTCCTTCACCCGGCGCCACATCAGGCGCTGGCGGGGCTGGAAAAACTCGCGGTACATGGCGGGAGAGATTTGCGGGCCGCGCTGCATGCCCAGGTCATCGCCAAACAGGATGATGTCAATGTATGGCCCCACGGCGCCGAGGAAACGCTCGAGATTGGCCAGGTGGAGGGCCACCAGGCGGTCCAGGAATTCGTGCGCCCGCTCCGGCTGGCCGGCCAGGAGCAGGAAAAAATTATCGTTGCGGTAGAGGAACTGGCCGGTTTCGAGCAGGTTGCCGCCGAATAAACCGATGATGGCGCGGTCGGTTTGCGCACGCAGGCGCCGGGCGCCCTCGGCCAGAACCGCCGGGCCGTCGGGGCCGGCCGCCAGCGGGCCGGGCGGAGATTTCATGGCCATCCACATGCTTTCCTCGAAGGCGGCATCGAGGTGGTCAAGGTCATCGGCCTCGGCAAAGGGATAGTGGACCTGCTCGAAGTAAAGGCAGCCCTCGGGCATGCGGGCCAGCAGGTTGCCGCGGGCGGAGCGCACCACCCATTCGCCGTTTTGTTTTTCCGGTCTGACCCAGGCCGGGATCAGGCAGGGCGTGCCATCGGGCAGGGTCCATTCGCGCCAATGGTGGTCCTCGAGGGCGAAGGCGCGGCCCAGCTCGATGGTGTCCACGTGAAAGAGCTGCAGCACGTCCTCATCCACGATGGCGAGCTGCTGCACCGCATCATAGACGCGGATGGGGCGCTGCGGGAGGCCGAGGTACTGGCGCAAGTGGGCATAGGCGATGGCCGCGATGCCGGAGGAGCGGTGTCCCGACAGGTCAATGGGGACGCGGCCGGTCTCCCGATGATCCAGCGCGGCGAGCACACGTTCACGTGAGGTCATGGCGCCATGACAAGGCATGGGCCGAGGCCGGTCAAGCCTGTTTGCGGCCGCGCGGTGGGGGGCGAGGGCGGGTTATTTGGCCAGCGGTTTGGGCTGGGCGGCCTGCCATTCGGCGGCGCTGACTTTACGCACTTGATGCAGGAAGACAAAGGTGCCCTTTTTGTTGCCCACGACGACATCCGGCCACTTGTCGCCATTGAGGTCGCCGGGGGTCACCTGGGTGCCCACGCCCGAGTCGTTGTCAATGAGGTAGGGGATGAAGTCCACGGTTTTGTCCTTATTGCGCACGGTCTTGAACCAATAGAGCACCGCCGGGGCGTTGGGGTCGGTGTCGCCGGTGGGGCCGTGGGCCCAGAAGCGTTTGCCGGTGAGCACGTCCAGCACTCCATCCCGATCCATGTCCACCAGCTCGATGGCGTGGGGCTGGGTGAAGAGCACCCCGTATTTGTTGTCCTCGGGCTTCTTGTTCATGATGACGTGCTTCTTGAACTTGATTTCGCCGTTTTCGCGATATTGCTCATACCAGGCCAGGCCGTGGTTGTGCGGGTCGAGGCAGGTGAACACGTCGTTCAAGCCGTCGCCGTTGAAGTCATACACCCACATCTGCGCGGCGCCCGGCCCGGGGGCAAAGGGCACGGGATGGAAAGTCCACACGGGGTCCCCCTCGCGGGAGGCCGGCTGTTCCCACCAGCCGTTTTGTTCCAGCAAATCTTTGCGGCCGTCGCCGTTGACATCCCCAAACCCGATGCCGTGGGTGTAACGGTGCCAGCGCTTGTCGGGCGGGGACACGGGATGAAAAGTGGCGGGCTGTTTGGGGTCGGCCCAGTTGATGGTGGCGTAGCCGAGCTGGCCGGGCTGGTTGGGCTTGCTGGAGTTGCAGATGATCTCCGGTTTGCCGTCGCCGGTGAGATCGCCAAACATGGGCGATTCATTGTCGAGGACATCCAGCAGTTTATACTTCGCCCAATGGCCCTGCCCCTGATTGCGCGGGTTTTCGTACCAATAAACCTCCTTGCCGGGGAAGCCGTAGATGATGATGTCCATCCAGCCGTCGCCGTTCAAATCGTAGGTGTAGGTAAGGAAATTGTCCGAGTAGTCGTTTTCATTGCTTAACGCGCCTTTATAACCGGCGATGGTGGCCTCCGTGCCGTCAGCTTTTTTTATTTTGGAGGTCTTGTCGGCCGGGCGGTAGGCGGTGCGGGTTTTGAAGTCCGGCCCGGCGTACCAGAACGGGCCGGACACGACGTCCATGTGGCCATCCTTGTTGAAATCCCCGAAGTGCGCGCCTTCGGACCAGAACTCATCCGTGAGGCGGATTTTTTGGAAGGTGTGCAGGGTGTAATCAGCGGCCAGGGCCGGCAAGGCTAACGCGCCGGTGGCGAGCAAGGCAAATGCGGTGTAATGCATGCCTAATTAGTGACCCGGATTAGGCCGGCGGTCAAGCGCGCCCTCTTGATTGCGCCTCAGGCCGGGCGGTGGCCCGGCAGGGTCTGCATCCAACGCTGGACGGCCTGTTGGATGGCCTCAGCACATTGGGCCTGGGGCGTCACAAAGCGCGGCCTGAACCAGGGGAACAAACCCACCAAATCATGAATGACCAGAATCTGCCCATCGCAATCCGGGCCGCTGCCAATGCCGATGGTGGGAATGCGGAGGGCGCGGGTGATTTCCGCCGCCACGGGGGGCGTGACCAGTTCCAGCACCACGGCAAAAGCGCCTGCCGCCTCCAGTGCCCGGGCATCGGCCAGGAGCGCGGCGGCCTCCTCGGGTTTTCTGCCTTTGACGCGATAGCCGCCCTCTTCTTGGACGTGCTGGGGCAACATGCCCAGATGCCCCAAAAAAGGAATGCCGGCCTGCACGATGGCTTGCACTTGAGGCAGGATGGCGCGTCCACCCTCGGCTTTGACGTATTCGGCGCCCGCGGCGCCCAATCGTCGGGCGCTGGCCACCGCCTGCTCAGGGGTGGTGTAGGTGCCAATCGGCAAATCGGCCCCCAACAGCGCGCGCGGCTGTGCCCGCGCACAGGCGCGCACGTGGTGCTCCATGTCCGCCAGCGTGACGTGGGTGGTATCGGGATGGCCCAAGACCACCATGCCCAGGGAATCGCCCACCAGGAGAAAAGGCACACCCGCCTCGTCCAACAGGCGGGTCATGGGGTAATCGTACGTGGTGAGAAAGGGGATGGGTTGCCGCCCTTTGCGCGCCTGGCAATCGGCGACGGTTACTTTGGAGGCCGCATTCATGGACGGGAATGGCTGAAACTGGCGAGCAATTCCGCCGGCGTGACGGCCGCCGTGCCCACCTTGCCCACCACCACCCCCGCGGCGTGATTGGAGAAAATGGCGGCTTCTTCCGGGGACGCTCCGAGGGCGATCGCGAGGGTGAAGGAGGCGATGACCGTGTCGCCCGCGCCGGAGACATCGAAGACCTCGCGCGCCACGGTGGGAATGTGCAGGGGCGGCTGCTCGCGGCGGCACAACAGCATGCCCTGCTCGCCCAGGGTGACGAGCAACAAGGCCGGTTGCAGGCGGGTCAACAAATCCCCCGCCGCCTGCAACAAAAGTTTGTCCTGCATGGGCGGCAGTCCCCGAGCGCCATCGGGCAGGCCGGCCAGCTCGAAAGTTTCCTTGCGGTTGGGGGTGATGAGCGAAAGCCGGCTCAGGTCCAGGCGGTGGACCGGCTTGGGGTCCAGGCTCAACCAAATGCCCCGTTCGCGACAGAGGCGCTTCAGTTCGTCGAGCAGGGGCTGGGTAACGACCCCTTTGCCGTAATCCCCCACAATGACGGCATCCGCCCCGTCCAGCCGCTGGCGCAGCAGGTCGAGGAGCCGCTGGGTGGCGGCGCCGCCCAGATCGCCGCGCGTTTCCCGATCCACCCGCACCACCTGCTGCTGGTGGGCGATGATGCGCGTCTTGATGCTGGTGTGGCGGTCCCGCAAGGTGAGCAGGCCGCGGGTATCCACGCCGTCGGCCGCCAGCAAATCCTGGAGTTGGCGGCCGGCGGCGTCGTGTCCCACCACGCCCACCACGGCGGCCTGCGCGCCGAGGGTGGTGAGGTTGCGCGCCACGTTGGCGGCGCCGCCGGGCATGAAACTCTCGCGCACAAACTCCAGCACGGGCACGGGGGCTTCGGGCGAGATGCGATTCACCTGGCCCCAAACAAACTGGTCGAGCATCAAGTCGCCCACCACCAGCAGGCGCCGTTGTCCGGCACGTTTCAGCCAACGGTGGACGCGTTCACGGGAAAGCTGAAGGGCTGTTTTTTTCATGGGAAATGACCCCAACCGCAAGGTGTTTCAACCCAGGAAACCGGTCAAGGGACTGGTGGCGCTGGCCACGGGCTGGCGCTCGGCCAGCCCCACCTCATACGCCGCGCGCCCCGCCTCCACGGCAGCCCGGAAGGCCTGGGCCATGCGGACCGGATCGCTGGCAATGGCGATGGCCGTATTCACCAAGACGGCGTCCGCGCCCAATTCCATGGCCTCGGCCGCGTGGCTGGGGGCGCCCAAGCCGGCATCCACCACCACCGGCACGGTGGCCTGCTCGATGATGATGCGCACCTGATCGCGGGTCAGGACCCCTTGATTGGAGCCGATGGGCGAGCCCAACGGCATGACCGTGGCCGCGCCGGCCTCCTGCAGCCGCTTGGCCAGCACGGGGTCCGCGTTGATGTAGGGCAGCACGGTGAAACCTTCTTTCACCAGTAGTTCGGTGGCCGCCAGGGTTTCGATGGGATCCGGCAGCAAGTAGCGCGGGTCCGGATGAATCTCGAGTTTGACCCATTTGGGGAGTCCGGCGGCGGCGGCGAGCCGGGCCAGGCGCACGGCCTCGGCGGCGTTCAACGCGCCGCTGGTGTTGGGGAGGATCAGATAGCGCTGCGGATCGATAAAATCCAAAATATTGGCGAAGGGATCATGCCGTCCGCTGAGATCGGCCCGCCGCAGGGCCACGGTCACAATCTCCGCGCCGCTCGCCTCCAGCGCCGCACGCATCAGCTCGGGCGAAGCAAACTTGCCGGTGCCCAACAAGAGCCGCGAGCGAAACGTCCGCCCCGCCACCACCCATGGACGATTTTCCAACATCATCAACGCAAAGCTACCCCCTTCCCGCCGCGCCGTCCAGCCACAGAATGACTGGCGCGGGCGGTGGGAAATTAGTTTGAAATCGGGCGGCCAACCTTATTGAATCGCGTGCCGGGATCGCATGGCCTACCTGGATCTATTGCTGAATCTGATTGCCTGGTTGTTGTGGGCAAGCTGGCGCACGGCCCGTTTGAGCGCGGCGCCGGCGCCCTTGAGCTTGGCCGCCACCGTCCGCCCGGCTGATCAGGTCGCCCAGCGGCGGTGGGTTTATCCGGTGCTGCTGGCCGGGCTGCTGGTGCTGCGCGGCCTGTTCTATTCCCAACTGGGAGAAGCCCTGGACTGGACGCCCAAAATCTCGCTGGGCGTGCTGGTGATCAGTTTCAAGTGTGAAACGGTGGGACGGTATTTGCTCTTCTCGCTCACCAGTTTCGCGCATTTCTTTTTCGTGGTGTATTTCGGGCTGCTGCTGCTTTCGGCGGTGCAGGGACAGCCGGCGGAAATCTCACCGCCGCAGCGGTTTTTGCGGCAACTGGTGGGGCGCCCCGCCCGCTGGCCCGGCGTGCTGCAAGCCCTGCTTCCGCTGGTGCTCGCCATGGCCGGATGGCCGCTGTTGCAACTTTATTTCCAATCACTGGACTACCTGCCGGAAGCGCCGCCGTCCCAGCTCTGGAAGGATGCCCTGGGATTTGGCGTGGTGGTGCTGCTGGCGTGGAAATACCTGCTGCTGGGTTTGTTTGCCCTCCATCTGATCAATCTCTACGTCTATTTGGGGCCGGGAAGTTTCTGGCCCTTTGTCTCGCAGAGCGCCCGGGTGTTGCTGCGGCCCCTGCGCTGGATGCGGCTGGGCAAGCTGGATCTTTCACCGCTGGCCGGCATGGCGGTGGTGCTGGCCGTCTGCTGGCCCATTGAGCGCTGGCCCGAATGGTGGAAAGTATCCCCTGCCCCGCCACCGGCGCAGAACCGGCCCGCTCCGCCACGTCTTCAATAGGGGGGGCCGCCGCCCTGCAGGCTTTCGGCCTGGATGCGCGCCACCTGTTCTTTCAGCTCGGCAAAGCGGGCATCCAACAAGGCCAGCCGCCGGGCCAGGAGGCGGGCCAGCTCCCAGGCGATTTCCGGGGTGTGGCTGAGCGCTTCGTCGGCCTGCTCGATACGCAACAGGGTGCAGGCTTCCACGGTGCGGACGGTGGCATTTTGGTAGCAGCGCAACAGTAGCGACAACTCGCCAAACACTGCCCCGCGATCGGCCACCAGACACAAAGGCATGTCGTTTTTGACAATTTCCACCCGCCCCGCCAGCAACACATAAAGCACCCCCAAACGCTCCCCCTGACGCAGGAGGACTGTGCCTGGCGGGACCTGAATTTCCGCTGGCGGCGGGTCCAGGGCACGCAACAGACTTTCAAGACGCTGGGACACAAAGGCCATCCGCACCGGGCGCTGGAGGGTGCTAATGGAGGAAATATAGCACGCTTTAAGCCTCCCTCAACCTGGAGACAAGCGGATGCTGGGAGCGGGGAGGGGGCGGCCCTCAAACGGCGGCCGGGGTGGTTTGGGAGCGCACGATTTCGAGAATGGCGCGGCGCAGGGCCTCCAGTTGAAAGGGTTTGCCCAGGTGATGATTGCCCACGGATTTCAGGAAGGCCCGCGTCTCCTCGTTCACCGTGTCGCCCGTCAGGAAGAGAATGCGGCCGGCCAAAGCCGGGTTCTGCTGGCGCACGGCGGCGTAGAACTGGCGGCCGTCCATTTCCGGCATGCGGATATCGGAGAGAATCAAATCGAAGTGCCGTTTTTGCAGCAGCTCCAGGGCCTGTGCCGGCACGGTGCATCCGACCGTGCGGCAGCCCAGGATGGAAAGCATTTCCGAAACCATCTCCGTGATGGTGGGTTCATCATCCAAAACCAGAATGTCCAGCGCCAGGTCCTGCGCCAACGGCGGCGTAGCCGGGGACGGCACCGGCGCCGTTTTCAAGGGTTCGGGCGCGGGAGCGGTTCGGATGGGCAGCTCGACAACAAAACGCGCGCCTTCCGTGCCCGGGCGCTGATGATACAGGCGGCCGTTGTGCTCTGAGATAATGCTCAAGGCAATGGACAAGCCCAGCCCCGTGCCGGCGCCCACCTGTTTGGTGGTGAAAAACGGTTCAAAGATTTTGCTTTCCAAATGCGGGGGTACGCCGGGGCCGTTGTCCTCCACTTCCACCAGCACCCGCTCCTCAACCCGGCGGGTGGTGACCGTCAACAAGCCGGCCCGGTCCCGGCCGGACATGGCTTGCACGGCGTTGTTGACGAGGATGACCAGCACCTGCTGGATCTGATCCGGGTCGGCCAGGGTGGGCGGCAGGTGCGGATCAAAATGCGTCTGCACCTGCACCCCGGCCACGCGCACGGCAAACATGCGCAGGTCAAGCACGCGCTGGGCCACCTCATTCAAGTTCACCAGTTCCCGCTGCGGGGGGCGCTCGCGGGCAAAGGCCAGAAAGTTCTGGACAAGCTTGGCGGCGCGGTTGCTTTCATGCGCCACTTTTTCCAGGTCGGCCCGGACGGCTGGCGACAGCTCGCGATGCTGCAAGACCAGTTCCAGGTAGCCTTTCACCACCGCCAACGGGTTGTTCAGCTCGTGCGCGATGCCGGAAATCATCTGGCCCAGCGCGGCCAGCTTTTCGGTCTGGCGCAACTGGTGCTCGAGCTGGGCGCGCTCGGTCAATTCGTGCAAGAAGAGCTGGACTGCCGGCCGGCCGTCGTATTCGACGGGGGTGGCGGTCACCTCCACCGGCGCAATGTCCTGATTTAACCGCCGCAAGGGCAGCGGGTGGAGGGTGGCCAGCCATTCGGCCGCGGTCATTCCCGCCGGCGGCTGGCCGGGACAAAACGTCAGCAGCGAGCGGCCGGTCAGCTCCCGGGGGCTGCCGGCTCCGATCAAACGCGCGGCTGCCTGATTGACCTCCAGCATTTCGAGGTCTTCGGGCCGGGCAATGATGATGGGCTGGCCGGCGTTCTCAAACAGCTTGCGATAGCGCTCCTCCGTGGCCGAGACCTTGCTGCGCAGCTCCTCTTTTTCCTCCGCCTGTTTGGACAAGTTCAGAAATGCCAGATGATGGGTGTGGCGGGCCTCCTCCAGGACCAGCACAATCATGCTTACCGCGATGAAGAGTTGCAGGACGGTGGCAATGAGGAAGGCCGCGCCAAAAAGCTCGGGCTGGTAATAAAGAAAGGGAAAGCCCACATGAAACAGGCCCCATAAACCAAAGCCCACCGCCAGGAGGCCCGCGCCCACGTAGGGGCGCCGCCGCCGATAGGCCAGGAAACAATAGCCCACGCGCAGGCTGGCCAGGGCAATCAAACCAAAGATCGGCAGCCGCACCTGGAGGGGATTTTCCAGTTGATAGGCGCCGTAATAACTCCAGACAAACAAAAAGCCAAAAAAAAGCGCCGCCAGCGACTGCCGCACGCGCTGCCCCAGGAAACGCAGTCCGCCCCAAAATAAAAACAAGGCCGTGGCACTAATGCACCATTGCTTGATCATGGTGATCCAGGCCTCCCGGTCCTCGTGGCCCACGGCCAGGTTCAAGGTGAGCCACAGGGCATAAAACATCCAACCTGCCGCCCAAATGGTGAAATAACGCCTGCGGGTAAAATGATTCAGATAGAAAAACAGCCCCACCAGCACCCAGACGCTCAGCAAGGACACGGCCAGCGCCTGTTTGATGTATTGACCGGGGATGAGCAGGTCAAAACCAATTTCGTACGACATAGGGCGGCTGCATACTAATGAGGAACAACGCTCCGCGGCCAGCCCAAAAAATGCAGCCGGAAAATGTCATCCGGCAATTCCCGGGCAGGCCGGGGCGGGGACGCGGGTTATTGGTTGCGCCCCTTACTTTTCGTGCAAAATAATCTGCCCCTGCCAGTCCGGCGGCGGGGGCTGGGCCTGGAATTCATGAATGCGCTCCAGATAATACAGCGAGGGCCCATCCTCCGGTTTGAGGGTCAAGACGTGGCGAAAGGCGGCCTCGGCCTCAGCCCAACGCTGCTGGGCGAAAAGCTGCCAGGCGGCCGCAAACGCCTCGCGCCACGGGCGGCTGCCTTCGGCTACCTCCGGCAACCCGACAACTTCATAGACAAACTGCAAATGGGTGACGCCCTTGAAGCGAAACAAGCCCACCGGCCGGAAAATGATCTGATCTCCCACCGCCTGGCGGATGGCCTGCGTGGCCAGCACGCCGGTGCCCACCATCTTGTTCATGCCCTCCAGCCGCGAGGCGATGTTGACGCAATCGCCCACGGCCGTGTAGTCGAACCGTTGCGAGCTGCCGATGTTGCCGACACTCGCCTCCCCCAGATTCAGGCCCACACGGGTGCGCATCACCGGCCCGGTGCGCTGTTGGTCATGCGCCGCCAGGCGGCCATGCAGCAGGAGCGCCGAGACACATGCCCGCCGCGCATGATCCTCCTGGGGAAACGGCGCATTCCAGATGGCAAAAATGGCGTCGCCGATCAGCTTGACCACCGTGCCCTCCGTCTCGTGCACGCAGCCCAGGGTCAGCTCATAGTAGGCATTGAGCTGGTCGGCCAGCTCGTCGGGCGAGAGATTTTCGGAAAGCCTGGAATACGCCTCGATGTCGCTGAACATGATGCTGATGACCTGCTTGCGCGTGCCGGGCTTGAGCAGCTCCGGGTTTTTGAGGATCTGCTCCACCCGCCCCGGCGAGAGCTGCTTGACCAGGGTTTCCCGCAACAGAGCGCGCTCCTGCTCCAGCAATTTCTGCTCCGCTTCCAGGCGTTGTTTTTCCGCCTTCTCGGTGCGCGCCTCGGCCTCGGCCAGCAATTTCTCAAAGTACAACCGCACGGAATTAAACAACACTGACCACAAGGTGGCGGTGAAGACCTGCACCGGCGGGATCAGCCAGGCAAACCAGATTGCCGCCTTCCCATGCAGGGCAATGGCAGCGCCCACTTCCACGGTCACCACCCCCAGCGCCACCGGCACCGCCCGCGTTGGCCGCAGCATGGCCAGTCCAAAGCCGGTCAGGGCGCCAAACACGATGAGCAGGCCCAACTGGAGCGAATCGGGGATGGCCACCATCCAGTTCTTCCGCATGAGATTGCAGAAGGCCGTGGCCTGGATTTCGGTGCCGGGGGAAAAGGAGCGAAGCTGGACCTCGGCATCGTGCTGGCCGGAGGCGGCCTCCAGATAGCGGGGCCAGGGATTGCGAAATTCATCCTTGCCCTCACCGGTCATGCCGGTGCTCTGGCGGGCGCCGATGAAGACCACCTTGTCTTTGAACAAGCCAGGGGGAGTGTCCCCCCGGTACACCGTAAAGTAACTTTCGGAGCGCAACGTCAGCGGCGGGCCAAAGTAATTGACATAGCGGGTGCGGTGGTGCGGCGGATCCACGTATCCCAAGACTTGGGCCGCGGCCTGACAAAGGGAGGGAAACGGCTCACCTCCGTAGTCCACCGCCTCAGGAAACAACCGGATGGTATAATCCGCGGACACCGTGGTGTAAGAGTGCCCCACGGCCGCCACGGCTTTGGCCACCCGCTCGTAGATCGGCAGGATTCGCCACGCCACCGCCCCTTCCATTTCCAGGCGGCCATACTCGGCGGCCACCACCACCTTCCCATGCCGCCGCATGGCTTCCGTCAGGCGCGCGTCCCATTCTTCCGCCATGCGGGGGTCCGCCAGGAAATTGCTGGCCGGGCTGCTGAACACCACGTCAAACACGATCGCGCGCGCTCCCTGGCGGGTCAGGCGCTCAATCAGCTCGGCATGCAAGAGGCGGCTCCACGGCCGGCTGGGGTCCTGGTCCAGCTCCGCATGGGAGTAGTCATCCATGTAGATGATCACCACCTCCTCCGGCACCACCGGGGTGCGATAACGGAATGGCCAGTCGAAACTGGCGTTGATCAGCGGCTTGCCCAAGGCGGAAAGGAAGAGTGCCACGCCCGTCAGGACCGCCAGGATTGCCCCCATGAACCCGCCAAAGGAGCGTGCCTGCGCCACCCGCTGACGAAAGGGATTCATGCCATGCGTGTGCCGAAGGCGAGTATAGCACCCCCCTACCGCCGGGGGAAGGTTAATGACGGATGATACCAGAACCATGCAGCGGGGAATCATCCTGCCCGGTGGGCGGCCCGATGCCGGGGTGCTCGAAGTACGGCCTCCGCCCCCGCGCCCCTGAAGCCTGAATGGGGATAAAAAGGGCGGGAGCGAAGGGGGTTAAGTCTGGCTCGCAGCAATCGTCAGATTTGCCTTTGACCCCTATTCCTAGGGCT
It contains:
- a CDS encoding CHASE2 domain-containing protein; the protein is MNPFRQRVAQARSFGGFMGAILAVLTGVALFLSALGKPLINASFDWPFRYRTPVVPEEVVIIYMDDYSHAELDQDPSRPWSRLLHAELIERLTRQGARAIVFDVVFSSPASNFLADPRMAEEWDARLTEAMRRHGKVVVAAEYGRLEMEGAVAWRILPIYERVAKAVAAVGHSYTTVSADYTIRLFPEAVDYGGEPFPSLCQAAAQVLGYVDPPHHRTRYVNYFGPPLTLRSESYFTVYRGDTPPGLFKDKVVFIGARQSTGMTGEGKDEFRNPWPRYLEAASGQHDAEVQLRSFSPGTEIQATAFCNLMRKNWMVAIPDSLQLGLLIVFGALTGFGLAMLRPTRAVPVALGVVTVEVGAAIALHGKAAIWFAWLIPPVQVFTATLWSVLFNSVRLYFEKLLAEAEARTEKAEKQRLEAEQKLLEQERALLRETLVKQLSPGRVEQILKNPELLKPGTRKQVISIMFSDIEAYSRLSENLSPDELADQLNAYYELTLGCVHETEGTVVKLIGDAIFAIWNAPFPQEDHARRACVSALLLHGRLAAHDQQRTGPVMRTRVGLNLGEASVGNIGSSQRFDYTAVGDCVNIASRLEGMNKMVGTGVLATQAIRQAVGDQIIFRPVGLFRFKGVTHLQFVYEVVGLPEVAEGSRPWREAFAAAWQLFAQQRWAEAEAAFRHVLTLKPEDGPSLYYLERIHEFQAQPPPPDWQGQIILHEK